The following proteins are co-located in the Rheinheimera salexigens genome:
- the sodB gene encoding superoxide dismutase [Fe]: MAFELPALPYAKDALAPHISAETLEYHYGKHHNTYVVKLNGLIEGTDYAGKSLEEIVRTSEGGIFNNAAQVWNHTFYWNCLAPNAGGEPTGALADAINAKWGSFAEFKAALNDKAVNNFGSSWTWLVKKADGTLDIVNTSNAATPLTDKSLTPVLTVDLWEHAYYIDYRNARPAYLDAFWALVNWKFAAENFAK, translated from the coding sequence ATGGCCTTTGAATTACCTGCATTGCCTTATGCAAAAGATGCTTTAGCACCACACATTTCTGCTGAAACTTTAGAGTACCATTACGGCAAGCACCACAATACGTATGTTGTAAAATTAAACGGCTTAATTGAAGGTACCGATTACGCTGGTAAGTCTTTAGAAGAAATTGTTCGCACCTCTGAAGGCGGTATTTTCAATAACGCAGCTCAAGTATGGAACCATACCTTCTACTGGAATTGCTTAGCACCTAACGCCGGTGGCGAGCCTACAGGCGCATTAGCCGATGCTATTAACGCTAAATGGGGTTCATTTGCTGAGTTTAAAGCGGCACTTAACGATAAAGCAGTAAATAACTTTGGTTCTAGCTGGACTTGGTTAGTTAAAAAGGCTGATGGCACATTAGATATTGTGAATACCAGCAACGCTGCTACACCTTTAACTGATAAGTCATTAACGCCTGTATTAACAGTAGACTTGTGGGAACACGCTTACTATATCGATTATCGTAATGCGCGCCCAGCTTACCTAGATGCGTTTTGGGCATTAGTAAACTGGAAGTTTGCTGCAGAAAACTTTGCTAAATAA
- a CDS encoding response regulator has product MPTAVLICDDSNLARKQLAKILPQEWQENLYFAGHGAEALAVLSQHAIDWLFLDLNMPVMDGYQVLAELKKSNSKTKVVIVSGDIQPEAYERAKALGAIDFIKKPAETAKIQQLLQRFGASPSLNSATDIATDKTAKILQAEAIELSCDMRDVLQELTNIAMGQAGDLLARLLNVFVKLPIPNVNLIEVSELHMALASVEREASTAAVCQGFIGGGVSGEALLILSESSYKDIARLMNYHGSLSAQIELELLMDISNILIGAVLKGLSEQLDISFSQGHPVVLGQRETVSELIKSNARRWRKTLAIELTYGIENYNISCDLLLLFTEDSLKTLNYKVAYLLEG; this is encoded by the coding sequence ATGCCCACAGCTGTTTTAATATGTGATGACTCAAACTTGGCGCGAAAACAGCTCGCCAAGATATTACCACAAGAGTGGCAAGAAAATTTATATTTTGCCGGTCACGGTGCTGAAGCACTTGCGGTTTTAAGCCAGCATGCTATCGATTGGTTATTTTTAGATTTAAATATGCCGGTCATGGATGGCTATCAGGTTTTAGCTGAATTAAAAAAAAGTAATAGTAAAACTAAAGTTGTTATCGTTTCCGGCGATATTCAACCAGAAGCCTATGAACGCGCCAAAGCGTTAGGGGCCATCGACTTTATTAAAAAACCGGCCGAAACGGCAAAGATTCAGCAATTATTACAACGTTTTGGTGCCAGTCCAAGTCTCAACTCTGCTACAGATATAGCTACAGATAAAACGGCAAAAATATTACAAGCTGAAGCAATAGAGTTAAGTTGTGACATGCGCGATGTGTTACAAGAGCTGACTAATATTGCCATGGGCCAAGCCGGAGATTTATTAGCCCGCTTACTCAATGTGTTTGTTAAACTACCCATTCCTAATGTCAATTTAATTGAAGTTAGCGAATTACATATGGCATTGGCCTCTGTTGAACGCGAAGCTAGTACCGCCGCGGTATGCCAAGGTTTTATTGGTGGAGGGGTTTCCGGGGAAGCCTTGTTGATTTTATCTGAGTCTAGTTATAAAGATATTGCTCGGTTAATGAATTATCATGGCAGTTTATCGGCACAGATTGAATTAGAATTACTGATGGATATTAGTAATATTTTAATAGGTGCGGTATTAAAAGGGTTATCCGAACAGTTAGATATCAGCTTTAGCCAAGGTCATCCTGTGGTATTAGGTCAGCGTGAAACCGTTAGTGAATTAATTAAATCTAATGCGCGGCGTTGGCGAAAAACTTTAGCAATAGAGCTGACTTACGGTATTGAAAATTACAATATAAGTTGTGATTTATTGTTGTTGTTCACGGAAGATAGTTTAAAAACCCTGAATTACAAAGTTGCTTATTTGTTGGAGGGTTAG
- the htpG gene encoding molecular chaperone HtpG gives MSDTTANSAGQKQTHGFQAEVKQLLQLMIHSLYSNKEIFLRELVSNASDAADKLRFMALSDSSLYGDDGDLRVRISLDETARTLTIIDNGVGMSEQDVISHLGTIAKSGTKEFFSQLSGDQSKDSNLIGQFGVGFYSAFIVADKVTVRTRKAGAAANEAIEWESAGEGDYSITPITKDSRGTEIVLHLREGEDEFLSRWTVEKIVTKYSDHISIPVEFWQEEQPESEGEDGEKVAAVPGHWQAVNKATALWTRDKSELTDKEYNEFYKHISHDWNDPLSWSHNKVEGKSNYTSLLYVPKKAPFDMWNRDAQHGLKLYVQRVFIMDDAEQFMPSYLRFMKGVLDSSDLPLNVSREILQDTKVTQSLRKGCTSRTLKMLEKLSKDSEKYQAFWDEFGQVLKEGPAEDMANKEQIAALLRFSSTHTDDTVQSVSLADYISRMKEGQDEIYYIVADSFAAAKNSPHLEVLRKKGLEVLLLSDRIDEWLVQHLTDFNDKKLRSVAKGGLDLSKLDDEDTKKAQQETEQAFASVIARFKTALGSQVKDVKVSHRLTDSPACVVTDEHDMSTQMIKLMESAGQKVPEVKPIFEINAEHNLVKHIADEQDEQRFKEWSEVLLDQALLAEKGSLKDPASFVNRLNHLLLSLAK, from the coding sequence ATGAGTGACACCACAGCAAATTCAGCTGGCCAAAAGCAAACCCATGGCTTTCAGGCAGAAGTAAAACAGCTATTGCAGCTGATGATCCATTCACTGTATTCAAATAAAGAAATTTTCTTACGTGAGTTAGTATCTAACGCGTCAGACGCAGCCGATAAGCTACGTTTTATGGCGCTGTCTGATAGCAGCTTATACGGTGATGACGGCGATTTACGCGTTCGTATTAGTTTAGATGAAACAGCCCGTACCTTAACCATTATCGATAATGGCGTGGGTATGTCAGAACAAGATGTGATTAGTCATCTTGGTACTATTGCCAAATCAGGCACTAAAGAATTTTTCTCCCAGTTATCTGGCGATCAAAGTAAAGATTCTAATTTAATCGGTCAATTCGGTGTTGGTTTTTACTCCGCTTTTATTGTTGCTGATAAAGTCACCGTGCGTACGCGTAAAGCGGGTGCGGCTGCTAATGAAGCTATTGAGTGGGAATCGGCAGGTGAAGGCGATTACAGCATTACCCCTATTACTAAAGACAGTCGCGGTACTGAGATCGTTTTACACTTACGTGAAGGTGAAGATGAGTTCTTAAGCCGTTGGACTGTTGAAAAAATTGTCACTAAGTATTCAGATCATATCAGTATCCCGGTTGAGTTTTGGCAAGAAGAACAACCAGAGAGCGAAGGCGAAGACGGCGAGAAAGTCGCAGCAGTGCCAGGCCATTGGCAAGCAGTTAACAAAGCTACGGCATTATGGACCCGTGATAAGTCTGAATTAACAGATAAAGAATACAATGAGTTTTACAAGCATATTTCTCACGATTGGAATGATCCACTAAGCTGGAGCCATAACAAAGTTGAAGGTAAGAGTAATTACACCAGCTTGTTATATGTTCCTAAAAAAGCGCCATTTGATATGTGGAACCGTGATGCGCAACATGGTTTAAAACTGTATGTACAGCGCGTATTTATCATGGATGACGCTGAACAGTTTATGCCTAGTTACTTACGCTTTATGAAAGGTGTATTAGATTCTAGCGATTTACCGCTGAACGTATCACGGGAAATTTTACAAGATACTAAAGTTACTCAAAGCTTACGCAAAGGCTGTACTAGCCGTACTTTAAAAATGCTAGAAAAGCTTAGTAAAGACAGTGAAAAATACCAAGCATTTTGGGATGAGTTTGGCCAAGTATTAAAAGAAGGCCCAGCTGAAGATATGGCCAATAAAGAGCAAATAGCGGCTTTATTGCGCTTCTCTTCTACCCATACTGACGACACGGTGCAGAGCGTTTCATTAGCCGATTACATTAGCCGGATGAAAGAAGGCCAAGATGAAATCTATTATATTGTAGCGGATAGCTTTGCTGCGGCGAAGAATAGCCCACACTTAGAAGTGTTACGTAAAAAGGGCTTAGAAGTGTTGTTGTTATCTGATCGTATAGATGAATGGTTGGTTCAGCACCTAACTGACTTTAACGACAAAAAGTTACGCTCTGTGGCGAAAGGTGGTTTAGATTTATCTAAATTAGATGACGAAGACACCAAAAAGGCACAACAAGAAACCGAGCAAGCTTTTGCTTCTGTAATAGCGCGCTTTAAAACCGCACTAGGCAGCCAAGTTAAAGATGTCAAGGTTAGCCATCGCTTAACCGATAGCCCAGCTTGTGTGGTGACTGACGAGCATGATATGAGCACGCAGATGATTAAGTTGATGGAATCTGCTGGCCAAAAAGTGCCAGAAGTAAAACCTATCTTTGAAATAAACGCTGAACATAATTTGGTTAAGCATATTGCCGATGAGCAAGATGAGCAGCGTTTCAAAGAGTGGTCAGAAGTATTACTTGATCAGGCGTTATTAGCAGAGAAAGGTAGCCTTAAAGATCCTGCTAGCTTTGTGAATCGCTTAAACCATTTGCTGCTGTCTTTAGCAAAATAA
- a CDS encoding sensor domain-containing diguanylate cyclase, whose protein sequence is MPQAQIDVSEIHWLMDMFRTVDVGLVVLNCDYRIQVWNGFMENHSGLTPSQVRDRYLFDLFSEIDEDWLRRKCDPVILLKNRAFTIWEQRPYIFKFRNYRPITGSADYMYQNCTIFPITSNSGEVTHLCFIIYDVTDIAVSRLELEQMNTRLQQLSKIDYLTKLYNRGHWEENLIQEFKRLQRYSHYSTLLMCDIDHFKQVNDTYGHTAGDLMIQKIADAIRLNLRETDIAGRYGGEEYGVLLVDTTLEQATHFAERLRHSIEQMVVMYNQMPLKVTISLGLAEFNSTMKQHVDWIEAADKALYESKVSGRNQLSCYQP, encoded by the coding sequence ATGCCGCAAGCGCAAATAGATGTCTCAGAAATTCATTGGTTAATGGATATGTTTCGAACTGTGGATGTCGGGTTAGTGGTATTAAATTGCGACTATCGGATTCAAGTTTGGAATGGTTTTATGGAAAACCATAGTGGCTTAACTCCGAGCCAAGTAAGAGACCGTTATTTATTCGATTTGTTTTCAGAGATTGATGAAGATTGGCTCAGACGTAAATGTGATCCCGTCATTTTATTAAAAAACCGCGCTTTTACCATCTGGGAGCAGCGACCTTATATTTTTAAATTTCGTAATTATCGGCCTATAACGGGCTCTGCGGATTACATGTACCAAAATTGCACCATTTTTCCGATAACCAGTAACAGCGGTGAAGTAACTCATCTGTGCTTTATTATTTATGATGTAACTGATATTGCCGTTAGCCGTTTGGAACTTGAACAGATGAACACACGGTTGCAGCAATTATCGAAAATTGATTATTTAACCAAGTTGTATAATCGTGGGCATTGGGAAGAAAATTTAATACAAGAATTCAAGCGGTTACAGCGTTATTCGCACTATAGCACCCTGTTAATGTGCGATATTGATCACTTTAAGCAGGTTAATGATACTTACGGTCACACTGCGGGTGATTTAATGATCCAAAAAATTGCCGATGCGATACGCTTAAATTTACGTGAGACCGATATAGCTGGCCGTTATGGTGGCGAAGAGTACGGTGTACTATTAGTTGATACCACTTTAGAGCAGGCCACGCACTTTGCTGAGCGCTTACGCCACTCAATCGAGCAAATGGTGGTGATGTATAATCAAATGCCCCTTAAAGTGACGATAAGTTTGGGGCTGGCCGAGTTTAATAGCACCATGAAACAACATGTAGATTGGATTGAAGCGGCAGATAAAGCCCTATATGAATCTAAAGTATCTGGACGCAATCAATTAAGTTGTTATCAGCCTTAG
- the rnt gene encoding ribonuclease T — MTKPTSLLAQRFRGYYPVVIDVETAGFNAKTDALLEIAATLLTMDDEGNLLPLKTLHFHVEPFAGANLDASSLAFNGIDPFNPLRGAVSEREAISEICKAVRTAQKAAGCQRSVIVAHNAAFDQAFVNAAIERLKYKRSPFHAFVSFDTTTLSALALGQTVLAKACQYAGIAFDSKQAHSALYDTERTAELFCHIINKWRDLGGWPLGGTAEANDEAADTDCEDTDCEDTDCTESKPKDKNDAESDIKQA, encoded by the coding sequence ATGACAAAACCTACTTCACTCTTAGCTCAACGTTTCCGTGGCTATTATCCTGTTGTTATCGACGTAGAAACAGCAGGCTTTAATGCCAAAACCGATGCACTATTAGAAATTGCAGCAACATTGCTGACAATGGATGATGAAGGCAACTTATTGCCGCTAAAAACGCTGCATTTTCATGTTGAACCCTTTGCAGGGGCAAATTTAGATGCCAGCTCATTAGCGTTTAACGGTATTGATCCGTTTAACCCATTAAGAGGTGCCGTAAGCGAGCGCGAAGCAATTAGTGAAATATGTAAAGCTGTTCGTACCGCGCAAAAAGCAGCTGGCTGTCAACGCAGTGTTATCGTGGCTCATAATGCTGCTTTTGATCAGGCTTTTGTTAATGCGGCAATTGAACGCTTAAAGTATAAACGTTCACCTTTTCATGCTTTTGTTTCTTTTGATACCACTACCCTATCGGCATTAGCTCTTGGCCAAACGGTCTTAGCTAAAGCTTGTCAGTATGCCGGTATCGCCTTTGATAGCAAACAAGCGCACAGCGCACTTTACGACACTGAACGTACTGCTGAGTTATTTTGTCATATTATTAATAAGTGGCGTGATCTGGGTGGTTGGCCACTAGGTGGCACTGCTGAAGCTAACGATGAAGCTGCTGATACTGATTGCGAAGATACTGATTGCGAGGATACTGATTGCACAGAGTCTAAGCCAAAAGACAAAAACGATGCAGAGTCTGACATTAAGCAAGCTTAA
- the adk gene encoding adenylate kinase, translating to MRIILLGAPGAGKGTQAQLLMNKYGIPQISTGDMLRAAIKEGSALGVAAKQVMDAGQLVSDDLIIGLVKERIAKADCAKGFLLDGFPRTIPQADAMKENGIVIDHVIEFDVADNVIVERMSGRRVHPASGRVYHLRYKPPVVEGKDDVTGEELIIRADDVEATVRKRLAIYHEQTEPLVGYYRAEAQAGNTQYHHIDGSKPVDEVGAELLSLLS from the coding sequence ATGCGCATAATATTGTTGGGTGCCCCAGGTGCCGGAAAAGGAACTCAGGCTCAGCTCCTGATGAATAAATACGGCATTCCACAAATATCAACCGGTGATATGCTGCGCGCAGCGATAAAAGAGGGCTCAGCTCTTGGTGTGGCTGCAAAGCAAGTGATGGATGCAGGTCAGCTAGTGTCTGATGATCTTATTATTGGTTTAGTCAAAGAACGTATTGCTAAAGCTGATTGTGCCAAAGGGTTCTTATTAGACGGCTTTCCACGGACGATTCCGCAAGCAGATGCCATGAAAGAAAACGGTATTGTGATTGATCATGTTATTGAGTTTGACGTTGCTGATAACGTTATTGTTGAGCGTATGAGTGGCCGTCGGGTTCATCCCGCATCGGGTCGTGTATATCATTTACGTTATAAGCCACCTGTGGTTGAAGGTAAAGATGACGTGACTGGCGAAGAGTTAATCATTAGAGCAGATGATGTTGAAGCGACTGTTCGTAAACGTTTAGCTATTTATCATGAACAAACCGAGCCATTAGTTGGCTATTATCGTGCAGAAGCACAAGCCGGTAATACCCAATATCATCATATCGATGGTAGTAAACCGGTAGACGAAGTTGGCGCTGAGTTATTATCGCTACTGAGTTAA
- the recR gene encoding recombination mediator RecR, giving the protein MSRYTPLLQQLIDALRILPGVGPKSAQRMAFALLERNRDAGLALADALAQAMTKIGHCQRCRTFCQSTLCAICADPKRELDGIMCVVGSAADQHAIEQIGQFKGRYFVLQGYLSPLDGIGPQDLGLDSLSSLLAEGGTTELILATNPTVEGDATAFYIAELAQKHNVKVSRIAQGIPIGGELEFIDGTTLSHAFSGRKQF; this is encoded by the coding sequence ATGAGCCGTTATACGCCATTATTACAGCAGCTGATTGACGCCTTACGCATTTTACCGGGTGTAGGGCCTAAATCTGCCCAGCGTATGGCTTTTGCTTTACTTGAGCGCAATAGAGATGCCGGTTTAGCTTTGGCTGATGCCTTGGCACAAGCCATGACCAAAATAGGTCATTGCCAGCGCTGCCGTACGTTTTGTCAATCGACGCTCTGCGCAATTTGTGCTGATCCTAAACGTGAGCTCGATGGCATAATGTGTGTTGTTGGTTCAGCGGCAGATCAACATGCCATTGAACAAATTGGCCAATTTAAAGGCCGCTACTTTGTGTTGCAAGGCTATTTGTCGCCGTTAGACGGCATTGGGCCACAAGACTTAGGGCTGGATAGCTTAAGTTCACTATTAGCCGAGGGTGGCACCACAGAGCTTATTTTAGCCACTAATCCAACCGTTGAAGGTGATGCTACGGCGTTTTATATTGCCGAGTTAGCGCAAAAACATAACGTTAAAGTGTCAAGAATTGCCCAAGGTATCCCTATAGGTGGCGAGCTTGAGTTTATTGATGGCACCACGCTATCACACGCCTTTAGTGGCCGAAAACAGTTTTAG
- a CDS encoding flagellar protein MotY, with amino-acid sequence MRSIIIALTGLLTATNVAAAPQLRQYSAAIEDSAWQLSKNTPVECQLQHTIPRFGQAIFRSVASKGLNMAFELQMLRLPDNYALAQVLSVPPAWRAGEPSKAIANMKLLKQYNGELPKKAAWTLLTELEQGFSPSFYFNDWYSPYDKVVAAINPVQFTARFAEFNQCIAALLPYSFDDIAFTVLNYESESDELSRESSRRLQQIAEYLKYDQDIDYVEIQGYSDSYGGRWMNEQLSIKRAEKVKSFFVAAGLSADKVQVAGFGERRHIAPNQLAIERKKNRRVVLQLSKP; translated from the coding sequence ATGCGTTCGATAATCATAGCTTTAACCGGTTTGTTAACGGCAACCAATGTTGCTGCAGCGCCGCAATTGCGTCAATATTCTGCCGCTATTGAAGATTCAGCTTGGCAATTAAGCAAAAACACGCCAGTAGAATGTCAATTACAACATACGATACCGCGCTTTGGCCAAGCGATATTTCGCAGTGTCGCCAGTAAAGGGCTTAATATGGCTTTTGAGCTGCAAATGCTGCGCTTGCCAGATAACTATGCTTTAGCACAAGTATTGTCGGTACCGCCCGCTTGGCGAGCGGGTGAGCCGAGCAAAGCCATTGCTAATATGAAATTATTAAAACAATATAATGGTGAGCTACCTAAAAAAGCAGCATGGACCTTACTCACTGAACTTGAACAGGGTTTTAGCCCAAGCTTTTATTTTAATGATTGGTATAGCCCGTACGACAAAGTGGTGGCTGCGATTAATCCGGTACAATTTACCGCTCGGTTTGCAGAATTTAATCAATGCATAGCCGCTTTACTGCCTTATAGCTTTGATGATATTGCCTTTACGGTACTAAATTACGAATCAGAGAGCGATGAGTTAAGCCGTGAGTCTAGTCGTCGTTTGCAACAAATAGCTGAATACCTTAAGTATGATCAAGATATCGACTATGTTGAGATTCAAGGTTATAGCGACAGCTATGGTGGTCGTTGGATGAATGAGCAATTATCAATTAAACGCGCAGAAAAAGTGAAATCGTTTTTTGTTGCTGCCGGTTTAAGCGCCGATAAAGTTCAGGTAGCTGGGTTTGGTGAGCGGCGGCATATTGCACCCAATCAATTAGCCATTGAACGCAAAAAGAACCGCCGTGTAGTGTTACAACTTAGTAAGCCTTAA
- a CDS encoding YbaB/EbfC family nucleoid-associated protein, with product MFKGGMGNIMKQAQAMQEKMQKAQAEIATMEVTGESGAGLVKITMLGNHNVRRVSIDDSLLEDDKEMLEDLIAAALNDAVRRVEETSKEKMGSVAGGMQLPPGMKMPF from the coding sequence ATGTTTAAAGGTGGTATGGGCAATATCATGAAGCAAGCGCAAGCTATGCAAGAGAAAATGCAAAAAGCGCAAGCCGAAATCGCAACCATGGAAGTAACGGGAGAGTCTGGTGCAGGTTTAGTGAAAATAACCATGTTAGGTAATCACAATGTACGCCGTGTTAGCATTGACGATAGCCTGTTAGAAGATGATAAAGAGATGCTAGAAGATTTAATCGCAGCTGCGCTTAATGATGCTGTGCGTCGGGTTGAAGAAACCAGTAAAGAAAAAATGGGCTCAGTTGCTGGCGGTATGCAATTACCACCAGGCATGAAAATGCCATTTTAA
- a CDS encoding Grx4 family monothiol glutaredoxin, whose protein sequence is METIDKIKQQIAENPILLFMKGSPKFPSCGFSAQATQALIACGEQFAYVDILLNPEIRAELPNYANWPTFPQLWVDGELVGGCDIILEMFQRGELQPLIAATAAKTATDTTSNTEAE, encoded by the coding sequence ATGGAAACAATTGATAAAATTAAGCAACAAATTGCAGAGAACCCGATTCTTTTATTTATGAAAGGCTCACCTAAATTTCCAAGCTGTGGTTTCTCGGCACAAGCGACTCAAGCTTTAATTGCCTGTGGTGAGCAGTTTGCTTATGTCGATATTTTGCTCAACCCTGAAATCCGTGCCGAGTTACCTAACTACGCTAATTGGCCAACCTTTCCGCAACTTTGGGTTGATGGCGAATTGGTAGGTGGTTGTGACATTATTTTAGAAATGTTTCAGCGCGGTGAGTTACAGCCGTTGATTGCTGCAACTGCGGCTAAAACAGCTACAGATACAACAAGCAATACTGAAGCAGAGTAA
- the tpx gene encoding thiol peroxidase: MTALSHLSIKLLTLITLCSFSSSIAAVDLQAKLPERLSLIKAGNKNVVLLGSKAEINKKAANFKVVDSNFKTVTLADFKGKTLLISVVPSIDTGTCSLQTKRFNNEVAGLPQQVVLLTISTDLPFAQKRFCQQEQVEEMAVLSDAVWRDFGTNYGLLIKDMGILARAVLIIDNKGTLVYQQLVKNLATEPDYTDALNALNSVIEKNK; the protein is encoded by the coding sequence ATGACTGCACTATCTCATTTAAGTATTAAGCTATTGACCCTAATTACACTGTGTAGCTTTAGCAGCAGTATAGCGGCAGTTGATCTCCAAGCCAAACTACCCGAACGGCTAAGTTTAATCAAAGCAGGTAATAAAAATGTAGTACTTTTGGGTAGTAAAGCAGAAATTAATAAAAAAGCAGCAAACTTTAAAGTCGTTGATAGTAACTTTAAAACCGTAACACTTGCTGATTTTAAAGGAAAAACGCTATTAATTAGCGTTGTACCAAGTATAGATACTGGCACTTGCTCATTACAAACTAAACGTTTTAATAATGAAGTCGCGGGCTTACCGCAGCAAGTGGTGTTATTAACCATCAGTACTGATTTACCTTTTGCCCAAAAACGGTTTTGCCAACAAGAACAAGTCGAAGAGATGGCGGTATTATCTGATGCCGTTTGGCGTGACTTTGGTACTAACTATGGCTTACTGATTAAAGATATGGGCATTTTAGCCCGAGCAGTGTTAATTATTGATAATAAAGGCACCCTGGTTTATCAACAGCTAGTGAAAAATTTAGCTACCGAGCCAGATTACACTGATGCCTTAAATGCCTTAAATAGTGTTATCGAAAAAAACAAATAA